Proteins encoded together in one Mycobacterium simiae window:
- a CDS encoding DUF7159 family protein, producing the protein MLLEWFVLDIVLGVSIAPASVQMIVVEGENADGAVVEEDGFSLPAPDDTQPTAVPDRVISAILGTREGATDAGLELSSIGVTWTDQLHAAVLRDALASYKLENVMLVSAFLAATALGQSVGGAMGYESTAVLFVEPDTATLAVVETADGSITDVYKEQIVAESYGEATAQLTGMLSWLDDRDFAPGGVFLIGSGVDLGPIKLALDSATALTVSAPEEPETALARGAALASANAPLFASSTAALAYAQDPGTGTIDPHAMPEYFGVSYLPGAESGDELAYSLVPDEDADAPTVVIDPRDLGNPDDEQPRRRPMLLVGSGMAVVAITAVVALEIALAIGIRTTDVAVQPSPNQNLIVPTQPAPAAPAVEAQAQPKIRLETPVAAPKPLIPQVAAPRPPAPPPAAPPPLPAAPPAIAGPPVPVAVPVPVPVPVPPIRLPSPSWLMSPPVVRVPPPVVAPQPVVPPQPVVSPPPVLPRPPVLPQPPVHVPDPPSQGPGGVPQLPPRPTPPQTAPGSPGGGHLPPPGSGSGGANGGGSGQLPGSGPGGPGGGHNPPPGTGSGGGSRPPSGPIGGGVGGGSRPPSGPIGGGGRPPSGPIGGGGAGGGGHAPSAPIGGGGRPPSGPIGGGVGGGSRPPSGPIGGGVGGGGRPPSGPIGGGHAPSGPIGGGAGGGRPPSGPIGGGHAPSGPIGGGHAPSGPIGGGGIGGGGGFGGGHSGGGIGGGGGHSGGGIGGGGGHSGGGGGHR; encoded by the coding sequence ATGCTTTTGGAGTGGTTCGTCTTGGATATCGTGCTCGGGGTGTCAATCGCACCGGCTTCGGTCCAGATGATCGTCGTCGAAGGTGAAAACGCCGACGGAGCCGTCGTCGAAGAGGATGGATTCTCACTCCCCGCGCCCGACGACACCCAGCCCACGGCCGTCCCGGATCGGGTGATCTCGGCAATCTTGGGTACCCGGGAGGGCGCTACCGACGCCGGGCTCGAGCTGTCCTCGATCGGTGTGACATGGACCGACCAGCTGCATGCCGCGGTGCTGCGCGACGCGCTGGCCAGCTACAAGCTCGAAAACGTCATGCTGGTCTCGGCGTTCCTGGCGGCCACGGCATTGGGCCAATCCGTCGGCGGCGCAATGGGTTACGAGAGCACCGCCGTCCTCTTTGTGGAACCCGACACTGCCACGTTGGCCGTCGTCGAGACCGCCGACGGATCCATCACCGACGTCTACAAGGAACAGATCGTCGCCGAGTCGTATGGCGAGGCCACCGCGCAACTCACCGGGATGCTGTCCTGGCTAGACGACCGGGACTTCGCCCCAGGCGGGGTGTTCCTGATCGGCTCGGGTGTCGACCTCGGGCCGATCAAGCTCGCGCTGGACTCGGCGACCGCGCTGACGGTCAGCGCACCCGAGGAACCCGAGACCGCACTGGCCCGGGGCGCCGCACTGGCGTCGGCGAACGCGCCGTTGTTCGCCTCATCGACCGCGGCGCTGGCCTACGCCCAGGATCCGGGCACCGGCACCATTGACCCGCACGCCATGCCCGAATACTTTGGCGTCTCCTATCTTCCCGGTGCCGAATCCGGCGACGAGCTGGCCTACAGCCTGGTGCCGGATGAGGATGCCGATGCACCGACCGTCGTCATCGACCCTCGTGATCTTGGCAATCCGGATGACGAGCAGCCACGCCGCAGGCCGATGCTGCTGGTCGGCAGTGGGATGGCCGTGGTGGCCATCACCGCAGTGGTCGCACTTGAGATTGCCCTGGCGATCGGCATTCGCACGACGGATGTGGCCGTCCAGCCCAGTCCGAACCAGAACCTGATCGTGCCGACCCAGCCCGCACCCGCGGCGCCAGCCGTCGAAGCACAGGCACAGCCCAAGATCAGGCTGGAAACACCTGTCGCGGCACCCAAACCGCTCATCCCACAGGTCGCCGCACCACGGCCGCCGGCCCCGCCTCCCGCGGCTCCTCCGCCGTTGCCCGCGGCTCCTCCCGCGATTGCGGGTCCGCCAGTGCCGGTCGCCGTGCCGGTGCCGGTGCCGGTTCCCGTGCCCCCGATTCGCCTGCCTTCGCCGAGCTGGTTGATGAGCCCGCCGGTGGTTCGAGTGCCGCCGCCCGTGGTGGCGCCCCAACCTGTGGTGCCGCCACAACCCGTGGTGTCGCCACCACCCGTGCTGCCGCGACCACCTGTGCTGCCGCAGCCCCCTGTCCACGTCCCGGACCCGCCTTCGCAAGGGCCCGGCGGTGTTCCGCAGTTGCCGCCGCGTCCGACTCCTCCACAGACGGCTCCCGGTAGCCCCGGTGGTGGCCACCTTCCGCCGCCTGGTTCGGGTTCAGGCGGGGCGAATGGTGGTGGTTCGGGTCAGTTGCCGGGTTCGGGTCCGGGTGGTCCGGGTGGTGGGCACAACCCGCCGCCGGGTACGGGTTCCGGCGGCGGCAGCCGTCCGCCCAGTGGTCCGATTGGTGGCGGTGTCGGCGGCGGCAGTCGTCCGCCGAGTGGTCCGATTGGGGGTGGCGGTCGTCCGCCGAGTGGTCCGATCGGCGGTGGTGGTGCGGGCGGTGGCGGTCATGCGCCCAGTGCTCCGATTGGGGGTGGCGGTCGTCCGCCGAGTGGTCCGATTGGTGGCGGTGTCGGCGGTGGCAGTCGTCCGCCGAGTGGTCCGATCGGTGGCGGTGTGGGCGGCGGGGGTCGTCCGCCGAGTGGTCCGATCGGTGGCGGCCATGCGCCTAGTGGTCCGATTGGTGGCGGCGCCGGCGGCGGTCGTCCTCCTAGCGGCCCGATTGGTGGCGGCCATGCGCCCAGCGGTCCCATCGGCGGCGGCCATGCGCCCAGCGGCCCCATCGGTGGTGGGGGCATTGGTGGCGGAGGCGGTTTCGGTGGCGGCCACAGTGGCGGTGGCATCGGCGGAGGTGGTGGCCACAGTGGCGGTGGCATCGGCGGAGGCGGCGGCCACAGCGGCGGGGGCGGCGGCCACCGCTAG